The DNA window AAAGTAAGTAGGGTAGGCAAAGGTAACCTGAATATGACACTTAAGCGGCAAACAATACAAATAGACAATGTACCTTTTTATGACATGATAGCCTCAGATGTAGGGTATATTCAATTGAGTGACTTTACCCAAGGGGCATCACGTGAGGTGCGCAAGGCGTTGCACAAGTTGAAAGCCAAAGGCGCCAAGAAAATTGTACTTGACCTGAGAGGAAACCCCGGAGGGCTGTTGAGCGAAGCCATCAATATTTCCAATTTGTTTATTGAACGCAACCAAGAGGTGGTGAGTACTAAGGGCAAAGTGAAAGAAATCAATCAGACTTACCGGGCTTTGAACCGCTCTTATGACACCAAAACTCCTTTGGTAGTGCTTACAAACAATCGCAGTGCTTCTGCCTCAGAGATTGTAGCCGGGGTGGTACAAGACTACGACCGGGGAGTACTGATCGGACAAAATACCTTTGGTAAAGGTTTGGTACAAACTACTCGTTTGTTGGCTTACAACGCCCGGTTGAAAGTGACCACCGCAAAGTATTACATTCCTAGTGGGCGTTGTATTCAGGCACTGGACTATAGCAAACACAACGCTGATGGGTCTGCCGATAAAATTGCCGATTCGTTGAAAAAAGCTTTTAAAACCAAAAGTGGTAGAGTAGTATACGATGGCAATGGCTTGGCGCCTGATGTTGAAATAAAGGAGAAAGTGTATGCTCCTATAGTAAATAGCCTGCTAGACAAAGGTTTGTTGTTTGACTATGCCAACCTGTATGCCTCTAAAAACTCAAGTATTGCAAAAGCCGAAACGTTTAAATTGACCGAGGCAGAATACCAAGCTTTTGTGCGCTGGTTACAAAACAAAAACTACGATTATGTGACCGAAGTAGAAAAAAGCCTGAAAACGCTGGAAAAAACAGCGAAAAGCGAAAAATATTTTAGTAGAATCAAAGGTGAGTTAGGCAATCTAAAAACAAGGGTGTCGCATAATAAAGAGAAAGACTTGAGCACTTTTAAGAAAGACATCAAGCATTTGTTGGAACTGGAAATTGTGTCGCGTTACTATTTAAACAAAGGCCTTACTAAAGTGTCGTTTAGAGCAGATGCTGAGCTCAAGGCAGCCTTGAAACTGCTGGGCAATATGAACGATTACAAACAAGCCTTGACAATCAGTAAAAAAGCCCGCAAATAGGTTCCCTTGTTTATATAATCAAACAAAGACAGCGCAATGAAGAAGTTCATCAAGAAAAAATATATAGCAATAACTGCCATGTTCCTGTTTGTTGGTTTATTGGCATTCAAACCCATAGATAAGTATTTTGAGATTGCCAAAAGCATGGAGTTATACGCACAGGTATATCGGGAGGTTAACCAAAACTATGTAGACGATGTGAGCCCAAGTACTGTGATGAAAAACGGCTTGGATGGCATGCTCAAGTCGCTTGACCCTTATACCAACTATATCCCCGAAGACGAAATAGAAGATTACCGCACCCAAAATACCGGACAGTATGGGGGTATAGGGGTAGTGTCTCGTACTTATAAAGGCAAAACCATTATTGTAAAATATGACAAAGCATCGCCTGCTTATAAGGCTGGGCTCAAGATAGGGGACGAAATTGTAGAGGTAGACGGCATCAATATTCAGAACAAATCTACTAAAGAAATCGACAAGATTTTTAAAGGGCAGGCAGGCACCAAAATGAGTTTGATGATTGCCCGACCTGGCGAAAACACCCGGAAAAAGTTTGAAGTGACCCGTCAAAACATCAAAATACAGGATGTACCTTATTCGGGTATGCTTGCCAATGAAGTGGGGTACATCAAATTACAGGGGTTTACCCGCACAGCTTCCAAAGAAGTAAAAGAAGCGTTTAAAAAACTGAAAAAGGAAGGGATGAAAAAGTTGGTGCTCGACCTGCGTGGTAATCCTGGGGGGCTGGTAATAGAAGCAGTAAATATTTGCAATATGTTTGTAGGCAGAGGGGTAGAGGTTGTAAACACTAAAGGCAAGGTAAAGGACTTTAACCGAGGGTACAAAACAATGGGCGAAGCTATGGACCTGGAGATTCCGGTGGTATTGTTGCTCAATGGCAGTAGTGCTTCTGCGTCTGAGATTGTGGCTGGTTTTTTACAAGACTCTGACCGAGGGATCATTATTGGACAACGGAGTTTTGGCAAAGGCTTGGTACAAATTCCCCGACCGTTGTCTTACAATTCTCAGGTAAAAATTACCACCGCTAAGTATTATATTCCGAGCGGGCGCTGTATTCAGGCCATTGACTACAGCGATCACGACGCAGGTGCGTTGCATGATAGAATGGCTGATTCGTTGAAAAAGCCTTTTAAAACTAAAAACGGACGTACAGTATACGATGGAGTAGGACTAGATCCTGATGTGCCAGTAAAAGCACGCAAGTTGGCCTTGATTACTACTACATTGCTTGAGCAAGGGTTGATTTTTGATTACGTGACTGCGTATGTAGGCAAACATAAAAAAATTAAACCCGCCAAAGCGTTTCAGTTGAGCAATGCCGAATATCAAGATTTTGTACAATGGCTCAAAGGCAAGCAGTACAGCTACACTACCAAGGTAGAAAAGTCGCTCAAGGCACTGGCCGAAAAAGCCAAAAAAGAGAAAACCTATAGCAAGATAAAAGCCCAGATAGAGTCGGTAAAGAAAAAAATGGCGGCAAGCAAAGCCATTGACCTTACTACCTTCAAAGCTGAGATCAAGCAACAACTTGAGCTTGAGATTGTGCTACGCTATTACCTCGAAGAGGGACAGATCGAAGCCACTTTTGAGCGCGACAAAGAAGTGCAGGAAGCCCTGAAGTTGTTTAAAAATATGGCGCGTTACCGCAAACTTTTGGCGGGTAAGTAATTGATTACAAACGCTGAAGTAAGCGACTCACTCCATTGTAAAATTTGATTTTTGCGGTGGAGTGGGTCGCTTTTTTTTGTGCAGTGAACAACTCAGAAAAATGGCGAAATGGGTATTACGGTGAGGCTTCAAAGTGAAAAACGGACAATTGTTGTGTAAAGGTCGTTCAACTCAATTCCCGGTCAAACTCTACAATAAAACTACAGCCTTCGTTGGGGGCACTTTTGCACCAAATCTCACCCTGCATAGCATCTACAAATTTTTTGACAATAGATAAGCCCAACCCTATAGAAGTTTCGCCAGCGGTAGGCCTGGCGCTCAACTGCTGAAACTTCCTGAACAGCCGGGTTTGATCTTCAGTGCTGATTCCGGGTCCCTGATCTTGCACTGTAATACGTACTTTGTTTTGGTGCCATTGCAGGTCTATAGATACCTGTGTGTGGGCAGGCGAAAACTTGATGGCATTTGATAACAGGTTTTCAAAAATCTGGAGGGTGTAATTTTTATCGAGGTATGCCCGAAAAGAGGCATCCAAACTAGCAGGAGGCAAGTAAAGCGTGATAGACTTTTTTTGTGCAGCATCGGCAAAACTTTGTACAACTTCTGTGAGTACATCGTGCAAGTCCAAACTTTCTAACTGCATTGACAGCTGTTTTTCTTCCAACACTTTTAAATCCAAAATCCGGTCTATCATATCCCTGAGTCTATCGGTAGACTGTAAGGCTTTTTGCAAATAGTTGGCAGTTTCGTCTGCTGGATTAATCGTGAGCTGAGTAAGTTGTAATAAACCCTTTACTTGGTTTACAGGACTGCGAAGATCGTGGGCGAGCGTACTTACCAATAAATTCTTTTCTTGATTGAGGTCTGTCAGTTCTTGGTTTTTAGTGTTCAGTTCTTCGTTTTTGCGTTGCAGGTGATAAGTTTGACTTTGAATTTTTTCGTTTTGCAATGCAATAACTTTGTTCCTCTCTTCAAACAATATACGAGTGTGGGTTTTGTTGCGGTGATAACGGTAATAGAGCAAAGCGGGAATAAGCAATACCAAAAATATGATAATGCTCAGGTAAATAGTATGTTGTTTTTGTTGGAAGCGGGCTTTTTGCATCTCTTTTTCCTGGATCAACAACTTGATGTCTTGTTCTTTTTGCGCGTTTTGGTGTTTGAGTTCCAAACGGCGCATTGCCTCTATTTGGGCGTTGTGGCTTGATGAGTCGTGCAGTCGGTGGTACTTATCATAGTAAAATAAGGCTTGCTTGAAGTCTTGGTCTTGCTTGTATATTTTTGACAACAGCGCATAGTTTAGTTGCATTTGGTGTACATCTTTCATTCGCTGCGAAGTTTTCAAACTGCTCAATCCGTAAGTCAAAGCTCTGGGGTAGTTTTTTTGAGCAGCATACGCCTGGGCAAGGTCACGCCCCACAATCACCATCAAGTGTGGGTATTGCACTTCCCGGGCTATTTTCCAGGCTTTATCAAAATATTCAAGCGCCACTCCATACTCTTTTTGTTTGAGGTATACCTCACCAATACTGCTCAGTAAAGCGCCTTTTATTCTTGGTTTGCCTTGCTGTTCGTTGGCTAGTTTTACGCCTTTTTTAAGGTATTCGAGGGCTTTTTCGTAGCTACCCAACTCATTGTAAGCACTGCCCACATTATTTAAGGCAGCCATCAAAGCCCGGTCGTCTTTTAACTTTTCGGCGCTTTCCATTACTTGCTTAAAATACTTGAGCGACTTACGGTATTCGCGAATGTCATAAAATGCCCCAGCTATATTGTTAATTGCCTTAATGTAGCCCTTGTCGTCAGGGATTTTTCGGTAAAAACTGGCCGCCTCGAAGTAGTGATAAATGCTGCTTTGTACTTCGTTAAACGAACGATAGCATTCGCCTAGGTGGGACGAAATTTCGGCAGAACGGGCGTGAAATTTATTTTTCTTGGCTGAGTTTAACGCTTCATTAAAGTATTCTATGGCTTTTTGGGGGTGGTCGTTGTGTTGGTAGTAAAGCCCAAACATGATCAGCGAACGTAGTTTATCAGCCCGGTAGTTGGTTTTATTGCCCAACACCAACGCCTGCCTTATGTACTTGAGGGCATCGCTTGAGCCTTCTTTGAGAAGCTGTTCACCTATTTGGTTGAGCAGGTTAAGTTGAAGTTGATGGTCGGGGGGTGTTTTTCTTCGGGCTTGTTTGAGTAAATAAAACAAGCTATCGGAAGGGGTGTTTTGGCAATAAAGGGGGAATGACAACAGACAGGCGATTGTCAAGGTAAAATAATGAGATAGTCTGAGTCTAAGATATGCCATTTTGCCCTGATGATTAATGTATAGGCGAGCTCTCACAAGCGAGTGTAGAGTTTAAAGCGTATCTTTGGAGTGAAAAGTCGCTTTTTTAGCCCAAATTATAATTTAAAAATTTTATAAGCAGATTACTTACCGATCAATATTGTTGTGCGATTCCTCAATGGCTTTTGTCGTCATCTCATTCAGAGGACAGACACATTACTTAAACTTACTAGTTTTTTGTGGAAAAATCAAACGACTTCTGTTCTAACCTGTTTTTTATTATTTTTCCTCTTTACTTTTAATTATTTTTCAAAACCGTACACTAATTTTTCACTACTAATACTTGCGTAGAGTTTAATTTTATCAGTCTCAAAAGTGCTTGAAAAACAGCGTCTTTACTTTCCGCCTTAGTTTGTGGGCGTTAAGAAATTACCTTCGGTGAGCTCAGCACAGCGAAGCTGTAGCTATCGGGTGTGCCCTGAAACAAAGCACAACAAGCTTTGTATGCTATAACTAAGATGGTGGTAGACCCACCAAAGGCGATTTACAGGAATAGCCTTTAAACCACTCTACGGTGCTATGACAGTAATGTTTTGGTATTGAACGGCTAGAGAAAAGGCTCCGCTGGTACGGAGTCAGGTGTGAATAAGAGAGATGAACGCAAGTGAACCAATGAAGAAGTGTCGAGAACAGCTACTTGTTGTCAAAACCAGACTTATCCGATAAAGTTTGGGACAAAGCATAGAGCGTACCCTGTCAAGTGTCTATGTGGCAACCGTCATTAAGTTGGCATGACTCTTATTTAGGCTTAGTTATGGAACAGGGGAAGCCCTCTATGATCATTAAGGGAAAGTACAAGTAGCGATCCTACAAGGCGAATACTGAGATGATAGAGGGTGGCGGATGAACTCGTATTAGTGTAGAAGCTTCTGTAATGGAAGTGGAGCGAAGGGGTTCAGTTATACAGTTTTCAAGTTTTTAACAACTTAATAATATGAGGAGGATTAAAAGCGACAAGACAAAGTCATTACCATTTTATCACTGGAATACAGGAGTTAAATTATGATGATTTGTATAACAAGAGCCGTGTGATGGGAGACTATCACGCACGGTTCTGTGAGAGATTTGGGGTGAAAATCCCCTTATCTACTCGACTTTGAGGAATGAAGCCGTAAAACCGAGGCTGCAGCTTTGCTGCGCCGAGCTCTGCGTAAGCTAAACAGATCACTGACCGAGGAACGAGGGAATGTTTGAGCTGTTTAGCCGAAAAGGCAGAGCCCCGAATCAAGTTCGGGATTTTAAAACTTGGGCTTCGCCCTGCGGTTCGGCGTAATGAAACAAATTTTAGCCAGGCAAACTACAGCGGTGGCTTTTTTTGGTTCGTTTTTTTAGCTAAAGAAAATCCATGATCCCGAACTTGATTCGGGGAAATGAACGGATGCCTGAGGGAAACGAAACCAAGCTTTATTCTACAACTCGGCAGATTAGCAGCTGCTTTTATGCTGTAAAACTATCAAAAAAATCAAGGCTTATCTGCTATAAAAAAGTGTACGGTTTCAAAATTATTTTAACACGACAAGTAGCCACAAGAGGTGGTTCGCTGGTACTTTTATATAAAGTTTTGCTACTTGTCGCTGATACTCTTCCTTAAGAAACCTTGGCTAGTAGTTTGTCTACCAAAGTTGGTACACCCACCGAGCCTTTTTCTTCTATCAAGTGTAGGTGAGGGCGAGCGCGTACATCAGGCATGCGAGGGTCTATAATGTACTTGGGCACGTCAGTATCTACTTCATCAAGCAAACCTGCGGCGGGGTATACTGCCAACGAAGTGCCCACTACTATAAAAAGATTTGCAGAGTGCGTTTCTTGAATAGCTACTGTCATCATAGGTACTGCTTCGCCAAACCATACAATATGTGGACGCAATTGTGAACCTTTTTCGCATTTGTCGCCTATATTAATGGGTTTGTTGCCCCAGTCGTATACCAGTTCGGGGTTGGTAGTGCTACGCGCTTTGCCTAGTTCACCGTGTAGGTGCAATACATTGCTAGAGCCCGCTTTTTCGTGCAAATCGTCTATGTTCTGGGTAATAATGACCACCTCATACTTTGCTTCCAGCCGAGCCAGCGCCAGGTGGCCTTCATTGGGTTGGGCAGCCAGGGCGTGTGTCCTGCGTTGGTTGTAAAATTCCAGCACCAGTGCACGGTCTTTTTGCCAGCCTTCTGGCGATGCTACTTCCATTACATCATGGTTTTCCCATAGCCCATCAGAATCTCTAAAAGTACTGATACCACTTTCGGCGCTGATGCCTGCCCCGGTTAATACTACAATTTTTTGTTTGCTCATGATTGATTTTGATACTTGTTGGCTTTTAAAACTTAACAATCGACAAATTACAAAAAAAGTACAAGAATTTGCATATATTTTACTTAACATAATTTATAGTTATAAAATTGATAGACCTGATTTATAAAAAGCAAAAACAGGGGAGAGGGAGAGTGGAAAGCATTGTGGCATAGGGCAATGATAATTTATAAGGGCGAATGGATGGTGACTTCATTGTAATGGCTTGACAGTGAGTAGATTGTTTTTTTACCAATAAAAATAACCCTTGTCTGTAGTTTGTATCTCATTGCTTGAATTTATATATTGAACCCAAAAGAATGAACTAACATGAACCAAAAAGTAAATCAATTGATATGCTTGTCATAAATGGATTAGAAGAATTGAAAACCTACCTCGACAAAGAAGTAGGCACCTCAGAATGGATAGAAGTGACACAAGACATGGTAAACAAATTTGCCGAAGCTACCGGCGACCATCAATGGATACATGTAGACACCGAAAGAGCCAAAAAAGAATCACCTTTCCGTACTACCATTGCCCATGGTTTTTTAACCTTATCATTGTTGCCTAAACTACTGAACGAGGTACTAGATGTACAAGGAGTAAAGTTTGGTTTAAATTATGGTACCGATAAAGTGCGTTTTATGTCTCCGGTGATTACAGGAAGTAAGGTACGGTCAAAGTTTGTTTTTTCGGCATACAAAGAGGTAGAAGGAGGTTTACAGGCTACTTTTACGGCCACGTTTGAGCGTGAAGGACAAGCCAAACCGGTATGTGTAGCCGAGTCATTGATGAGGTTTTATGCTTAGTAACATTGGAACATTTATCATTGTACCAGATCATTAATCATTAATTTTAAATATGGTAGTTTTTGACAGTGAATTTTTAAAAATCACCTACGACGAAAAGCTCAATGCTATTCTCGAAGAGTGGAAGCTTTACTTTGGACCCAAGGTAGAGCTAGATACATTCAGAAAACCTTTATTGACGTTGATCGACACTTTTAAAGAGAAAAACCTCTCTAAGTGGCTTTCTGACAATACTGAACAAACCCGCTTGAATGAGCAAGACCAGTTTTGGCTGGAAGACGAGTTCTACCCGGCAATCGTAAAGGCAGGGCTTGAACATGTGGCATTGGTCAATGCCAAAAGTATTTTGGGTACGAGTATCGCCAAAAACTGTTTGCGTAACCTGAGCACAGGCTTAGACATCGAGATTTTTAACAAAAGTCAGCCTGCCCAAAAGTGGCTGGCAACGTTAGGAATAGTACCAAAATAAATTTACATTTTTAACGTCATTTTTCGCTGACAGAATTCGTTAAAAAAACTTGCCGTAGCGCTGCTATGACGCGTTTTTTTGCCTCTACTGCCAACAAAATATTTTGGCGTTACTATAGAACTTTATTTTTACACCATTCCTTATAGGTAGTTTTAGATGCTAAAAAAACAAAAGCTAAACCCTGCAATGGTTTGGCTTTTGTTTTAGTAAGTTACTGCTGTCTACAAAAGATCACAATTCAGGCTTTAAAGATCAACTTATTGTAGACTTGGTGACTACTTTTAGCATCAATGTGCATTGGCACTTTAGCACTTGTGGCTAAATGCGTAGATTTGTTGGTGTTTCTAACTATCAAATTTGTAAACAACTGAAAATAAATACTTTACAAATTTGATAGCTCCCTATGGAATAGGGAATAGCTTACGACTTGTCGCTTAAAGCTTGCCCCTGTCGGGGCTTCTAACTGTCAAATTTGTAAACAATTGAAAATAAACACTTTACAAGCTTGATAGCTCCCTATGGAACTAGAACCTGGTAGTTACTTGTGGCACAGGGTCTAGCACCGATATTCATCGGTATCTAAGGACTTGCGACTTGTCGCTTAAAGCTTGCCCCCTGTTGGTGCTACTAACTGACTGTGCCATTTTGTAGCAGCATATTATTTGATTGGGCGCACAAATACCCCACTAAAAAACGACTTACACTATGAAAATTCTTACTGCTAAACAAACCAAAGAGTTAGATGCGTACACCATCGAACAAGACGCTATTTCGTCTATCAATCTGATGGAACGGGCTTCGGTAGCTTTTACCAATTGGTTTTTAAGAAAAGGCTTTAGCCAAAACAACCGCAAGCGTCCAGTTTTTGTGTTTTGTGGGTTAGGCAACAACGGGGGCGATGGCTTGGCAATTGCCCGTTTGCTATTGGGCAACCAATATGAGGTCACCACTTGTGTGGTGCGTTATGCCGAAACTACCTCGGCAGACTTCGACCAAAACTATGAACGTCTCAAAAAAAAGCACCCCATTATAGAAGCCACTGAAGAAACCCATTTGCCCGATATTCCTGCCAATGCTGTGGTGATAGATGCTTTGTTTGGTTCGGGGCTTAACCGTACTATAGAAGGCATAGCTGCACAAGCAGTAAAAAAAATGAACCGCAGCGGTGCCACACTCATTGCCGTAGACATAGCGTCTGGGCTGTTGCCCGATAGCTTGAGCAGCGGAGTCATTGTAAGGGCAAATTATACCATCAGTTTCGAGTTACCCAAACTTGCCTTGTTGTTGCCACACAACGACAAGTTTGTAGGCTCTTGGGAGGCAGTTTCTATTGGTCTTAATCAAACATTTATAGACGATGCACCTACTAGCAATTACTATGTAAACACAGCGTTTGCCCAAAAAATATTTAAACCACGATCTAAGTTTTCGCACAAAGGTTCTTTTGGCCACGCATTGATGATTGCTGGCAGCGAAGGTAAAATGGGTGCGGCAGTGATGGCAGTACACGGAGGACTAAGGGCGGGAGCTGGCTTGCTTACGGTTCACTTACCTACACGGGGCTACAATGTGTTACAAACTGCTTTGCCCGAAGCGATGGTGTCGCTGGATGCCCACGCCCAGTATGTGTCTAACTTTCCGTCTATAGATGATAAAAAATACAGTGCTATAGGCATAGGCCCAGGGTTGGGCAAGCATAGCAATACTTTACGTTGTCTTACCAAGTTGCTCGAAAAAGCGCAACAACCTATGGTAATAGATGCTGATGCCATCAACCTGATTGCCGAGAACCAAGACAAACTGCTTACTAATGTGCCCGAATACAGTATTTTTACCCCACATCCCAAAGAGTTTGAACGATTGGTGGGGCGCACCAGCACCGACTACGCCCGGCTAAGAACACTCAAGGCTTTTTGCCAAAAACACCGCGTGTATGTATTGCTAAAAGGAGCACATTCGGCACTGGCGACCCCCAAAGGAGAAGTATACTTTAACTCTACGGGTAACCCTGGTATGGCAACCGCAGGCACGGGCGATGTGCTCACTGGTATTATTACAGGGCTTTTGTCTCAACGTTATACCCCGTTTGAAGCGGCCGCTTTGGGCATGTATGTACATGGGCTTGCCGGAGATTTTGCTGCCAAAGCAGAAGGACAATACTCTTTGATGGCATCAGACATTATCAATTATATGGGGATAGCTTTTAAGACCTTAGAAAATAACGCCAACCACGAATGAGTGACAGGCAATGGTGGGGAGCAATAGTAGCGGCACTGTTTAGTTGTTGGGCTTGTCAGCCTACAGGCAACACTGAAGCCACAAGCGTAAAGTCGGCGCAGCAAATATTTTGGCAACAAACAGCCTGGGAAAGTGAAGACTCCTTTCTGAGCCAAAAACTAGACAGTTTGCAAATAGGTGCTTGGCAAGTATACCAACATTGTCGACAAAAAAAGCCCTTGCTTGCCCGTAAGCTGCGACTTATTTCGGCAGTATGCCAAAAAGCCGGTAATCGGATCAATAGCCTGGATACCAGCTATTGGGGTGGTATTTTATACCGAATGAAACCTTTTGTGGAGCTTATCCAAGTATTGAAAGAGCCTCAGCACCATACGTTTGTAGACGTAGGATCGGGTAACGGAGAAAAGTTATATGCAGCACTTTGTTTGGGTTTTGACCATAGCGAAGGGCTTGAGTATGACTCAACCTTGGTAAGCATGAGTAGGCATTATTGGCAGCCTATGATCAAGCGCCAAAAAATGAGTATCAGATGGGGCAATGCACTCACCATTGCTGCCAATTATTACCAACAGTTTGACTTTATCTACTTGTATTCACCTATTCGCAAGCACGTTCCCATGGCACGTTTGTTTTATACATTGATGCAACAACTTAAAGAAGGAGGGGTATTGTTGGAGGTAAGAATGGTGTATGCCCAGGCGCTTCGCAAAGTAAGCGGCTATGATATACCAAATTTGATGGGAACTTTTGCGCTGAAAAAGCAAGGTGGCAGGTTATACTACGTGAGGTATAGCAATACTACCAAAGATTGGATTTTACTAGAAAAAAAGAAGTCCCAATAAGCTCTAGCATATATCTTCCA is part of the Microscilla marina ATCC 23134 genome and encodes:
- a CDS encoding S41 family peptidase, yielding KPSTNDKYFEIQKNLDIFATLFKEVNTYYVDEINPTKLMKTGVDAMLKSLDPYTNYIPEEDLADYRTMTTGQYGGIGATIGNRNGKTLVIMPYEGFPAHKAGLKVGDEIVAIDGIPLKGKSTTEVSKLLKGAPRTAIKLKVSRVGKGNLNMTLKRQTIQIDNVPFYDMIASDVGYIQLSDFTQGASREVRKALHKLKAKGAKKIVLDLRGNPGGLLSEAINISNLFIERNQEVVSTKGKVKEINQTYRALNRSYDTKTPLVVLTNNRSASASEIVAGVVQDYDRGVLIGQNTFGKGLVQTTRLLAYNARLKVTTAKYYIPSGRCIQALDYSKHNADGSADKIADSLKKAFKTKSGRVVYDGNGLAPDVEIKEKVYAPIVNSLLDKGLLFDYANLYASKNSSIAKAETFKLTEAEYQAFVRWLQNKNYDYVTEVEKSLKTLEKTAKSEKYFSRIKGELGNLKTRVSHNKEKDLSTFKKDIKHLLELEIVSRYYLNKGLTKVSFRADAELKAALKLLGNMNDYKQALTISKKARK
- a CDS encoding S41 family peptidase encodes the protein MKKFIKKKYIAITAMFLFVGLLAFKPIDKYFEIAKSMELYAQVYREVNQNYVDDVSPSTVMKNGLDGMLKSLDPYTNYIPEDEIEDYRTQNTGQYGGIGVVSRTYKGKTIIVKYDKASPAYKAGLKIGDEIVEVDGINIQNKSTKEIDKIFKGQAGTKMSLMIARPGENTRKKFEVTRQNIKIQDVPYSGMLANEVGYIKLQGFTRTASKEVKEAFKKLKKEGMKKLVLDLRGNPGGLVIEAVNICNMFVGRGVEVVNTKGKVKDFNRGYKTMGEAMDLEIPVVLLLNGSSASASEIVAGFLQDSDRGIIIGQRSFGKGLVQIPRPLSYNSQVKITTAKYYIPSGRCIQAIDYSDHDAGALHDRMADSLKKPFKTKNGRTVYDGVGLDPDVPVKARKLALITTTLLEQGLIFDYVTAYVGKHKKIKPAKAFQLSNAEYQDFVQWLKGKQYSYTTKVEKSLKALAEKAKKEKTYSKIKAQIESVKKKMAASKAIDLTTFKAEIKQQLELEIVLRYYLEEGQIEATFERDKEVQEALKLFKNMARYRKLLAGK
- a CDS encoding ATP-binding protein; the encoded protein is MAYLRLRLSHYFTLTIACLLSFPLYCQNTPSDSLFYLLKQARRKTPPDHQLQLNLLNQIGEQLLKEGSSDALKYIRQALVLGNKTNYRADKLRSLIMFGLYYQHNDHPQKAIEYFNEALNSAKKNKFHARSAEISSHLGECYRSFNEVQSSIYHYFEAASFYRKIPDDKGYIKAINNIAGAFYDIREYRKSLKYFKQVMESAEKLKDDRALMAALNNVGSAYNELGSYEKALEYLKKGVKLANEQQGKPRIKGALLSSIGEVYLKQKEYGVALEYFDKAWKIAREVQYPHLMVIVGRDLAQAYAAQKNYPRALTYGLSSLKTSQRMKDVHQMQLNYALLSKIYKQDQDFKQALFYYDKYHRLHDSSSHNAQIEAMRRLELKHQNAQKEQDIKLLIQEKEMQKARFQQKQHTIYLSIIIFLVLLIPALLYYRYHRNKTHTRILFEERNKVIALQNEKIQSQTYHLQRKNEELNTKNQELTDLNQEKNLLVSTLAHDLRSPVNQVKGLLQLTQLTINPADETANYLQKALQSTDRLRDMIDRILDLKVLEEKQLSMQLESLDLHDVLTEVVQSFADAAQKKSITLYLPPASLDASFRAYLDKNYTLQIFENLLSNAIKFSPAHTQVSIDLQWHQNKVRITVQDQGPGISTEDQTRLFRKFQQLSARPTAGETSIGLGLSIVKKFVDAMQGEIWCKSAPNEGCSFIVEFDRELS
- a CDS encoding SIR2 family NAD-dependent protein deacylase, giving the protein MSKQKIVVLTGAGISAESGISTFRDSDGLWENHDVMEVASPEGWQKDRALVLEFYNQRRTHALAAQPNEGHLALARLEAKYEVVIITQNIDDLHEKAGSSNVLHLHGELGKARSTTNPELVYDWGNKPINIGDKCEKGSQLRPHIVWFGEAVPMMTVAIQETHSANLFIVVGTSLAVYPAAGLLDEVDTDVPKYIIDPRMPDVRARPHLHLIEEKGSVGVPTLVDKLLAKVS
- a CDS encoding MaoC family dehydratase; protein product: MLVINGLEELKTYLDKEVGTSEWIEVTQDMVNKFAEATGDHQWIHVDTERAKKESPFRTTIAHGFLTLSLLPKLLNEVLDVQGVKFGLNYGTDKVRFMSPVITGSKVRSKFVFSAYKEVEGGLQATFTATFEREGQAKPVCVAESLMRFYA
- a CDS encoding bifunctional ADP-dependent NAD(P)H-hydrate dehydratase/NAD(P)H-hydrate epimerase; translation: MKILTAKQTKELDAYTIEQDAISSINLMERASVAFTNWFLRKGFSQNNRKRPVFVFCGLGNNGGDGLAIARLLLGNQYEVTTCVVRYAETTSADFDQNYERLKKKHPIIEATEETHLPDIPANAVVIDALFGSGLNRTIEGIAAQAVKKMNRSGATLIAVDIASGLLPDSLSSGVIVRANYTISFELPKLALLLPHNDKFVGSWEAVSIGLNQTFIDDAPTSNYYVNTAFAQKIFKPRSKFSHKGSFGHALMIAGSEGKMGAAVMAVHGGLRAGAGLLTVHLPTRGYNVLQTALPEAMVSLDAHAQYVSNFPSIDDKKYSAIGIGPGLGKHSNTLRCLTKLLEKAQQPMVIDADAINLIAENQDKLLTNVPEYSIFTPHPKEFERLVGRTSTDYARLRTLKAFCQKHRVYVLLKGAHSALATPKGEVYFNSTGNPGMATAGTGDVLTGIITGLLSQRYTPFEAAALGMYVHGLAGDFAAKAEGQYSLMASDIINYMGIAFKTLENNANHE
- a CDS encoding class I SAM-dependent methyltransferase; translation: MSDRQWWGAIVAALFSCWACQPTGNTEATSVKSAQQIFWQQTAWESEDSFLSQKLDSLQIGAWQVYQHCRQKKPLLARKLRLISAVCQKAGNRINSLDTSYWGGILYRMKPFVELIQVLKEPQHHTFVDVGSGNGEKLYAALCLGFDHSEGLEYDSTLVSMSRHYWQPMIKRQKMSIRWGNALTIAANYYQQFDFIYLYSPIRKHVPMARLFYTLMQQLKEGGVLLEVRMVYAQALRKVSGYDIPNLMGTFALKKQGGRLYYVRYSNTTKDWILLEKKKSQ